A single genomic interval of Rhea pennata isolate bPtePen1 chromosome 5, bPtePen1.pri, whole genome shotgun sequence harbors:
- the TMEM63C gene encoding calcium permeable stress-gated cation channel 1 isoform X5: MDSAYSVEPAPDGADSTSLDVLSFLDTLANSTEEQCFSAHSRSTVLQGLPFGGVPTVLAINFILWLLLLLIFSCLRKAAWDYGRLALLMDNDSLTSLFYGEQSEKEKSPSETSPLDTDNKDVGFCSWLISIYQMKDEEIQSKCGVDATTYLSFQRHLLVLLMLVCVLSVAVILPVNFSGDLLGSNPTHFGRTTIANIPTQDRLLWLHSIFSLIYFILTILCMAHHSVHLEYRENEKVARTLMVTQIPKEITDPSLIIKHFHEAYPSCTVTNVQFCFDVRKLMKLDAERILKDYSHIHCRKHPQQSSVTTVVKSHHWSVCYAPAPSDIIWENLSVRGTSWWVRFILLNICLFILLFFLTTPAIIVNTMDMFNVTRPVESLKNPIITQFFPTLLLWAFSVFLPFIVYYSAFFESHWTRSSENQLTMHKCFFFLVFMVIILPSLGLTSLDLFFRWLFDMHFLDEADIKFQCVFLPDNGAFFVNYIITSSLIGTAMELLRIPGLLVYATRLCFAKSEPERLHIKRSQAYQFQFGLEYAWTCCIFSVIMTYSITCPIIVPFGLLYMLLKHMVDRYNIYYVYIPTKLNQRLHVAAISQVVVAPIFCMFWLLFFSVLRLGPTRPVTLFTFVVLLSCIIFSFFGLCLKKLQPRKPSSYQMSNQSDSTFNDTERSSVSSTPNSNLFMATVLQEPELSLTPAASPAHQSYGTMGNHLEPADDREEGGLQSFETELEAVEGEYRTGPVMESQARYQ, encoded by the exons ATGGACAGTGCATACTCAGTGGAGCCAGCACCAGACGGTGCCGACTCCACCTCACTGGATGTGCTCAGCTTCCTTGACACCCTGGCAAACAGCACAGAGGAGCAATGCTTCAGCGCCCACTCCCGCAGCACTGTCCTGCAAGGCCTGCCCTTCGGCGGTGTGCCCACTGTGCTCGCCATCAACTTCATCCTCTGGCTG CTTCTCCTTCTGATCTTCTCCTGCCTTCGGAAAGCAGCTTGGGACTATGGGCGCCTGGCACTGCTGATGGACAATGATAG TTTGACATCGCTTTTCTATGGCGAGCAGAGTGAGAAAGAGAAGTCCCCATCTGAGACCAGCCCCCTGGACACAGACAACAAAGATGTG ggaTTCTGCTCCTGGCTCATTTCTATCTATCAAATGAA GGATGAGGAGATTCAGAGTAAATGTGGGGTTGATGCCACCACATACCTCTCCTTCCAGAGGCATCTCCTGGTCCTACTCATGCTGGTCTGTGTGCTCTCCGTGGCTGTTATCCTGCCCGTCAACTTCTCGGGGGACCTCCTGG GAAGCAATCCCACCCACTTCGGGCGGACAACCATCGCCAACATTCCAACACA GGACCGTCTCCTGTGGCTGCACAGTATCTTCTCCCTCATCTATTTCATCCTTACCATCCTCTGCATGGCTCATCACTCTGTCCATCTTGAATACAGGGAGAACGAGAAG gTCGCCCGGACACTGATGGTCACCCAGATTCCGAAGGAGATAACAGACCCTTCTCTGATCATCAAGCATTTCCA CGAGGCCTACCCCAGTTGCACCGTCACCAATGTCCAGTTCTGCTTCGATGTGCGCAAGCTGATGAAGCTGGATGCAGAGAG gaTTTTGAAGGACTACAGTCACATCCACTGTCGGAAGCACCCCCAGCAATCCTCTGTGACTACAGTGGTCAAGTCACACCACTGGAGTGTTTGCTATGCTCCTGCACCCAGTGATATCATCTG GGAGAATTTATCAGTCCGTGGCACATCCTGGTGGGTGCGATTTATCCTCCTTAACATCTGCCTCTtcattctcctcttcttccttaccACACCGGCCATCATCGTCAACACCATGGACATGTTCAATGTCACACGGCCTGTGGAGAGTCTCAAG AATCCCATCATCACCCAGTTCTTCCCTACGCTGCTGCTCTGGGCCTTCTCCGTCTTCCTACCCTTCATTGTCTACTACTCTGCATTCTTCGAGTCGCACTGGACAAG gTCAAGTGAAAATCAACTCACAATGCacaagtgtttctttttcctggtgTTTATGGTCATCATTCTGCCTTCACTGGGGCTGACTAG TTTGGATCTTTTCTTCCGCTGGCTCTTTGACATGCACTTTCTGGATGAGGCTGATATCAAGTTCCA GTGTGTTTTCCTCCCTGATAATGGCGCTTTCTTTGTCAACTACATCATCACCTCCAGCCTGATCGGGACAGCTATGGAGCTGCTGCGCATCCCTGGCCTCCTTGTCTACGCTACTCGGCTCTGCTTCGCCAAATCCGAGCCCGAACGGCTCCACATTAAGCGG AGCCAAGCCTACCAGTTCCAGTTTGGGCTGGAGTACGCCTGGACCTGCTGCATCTTCTCAGTCATCATGACCTACAGTATCACTTGCCCCATCATTGTACCCTTTG GTTTGCTCTACATGCTGCTGAAGCACATGGTCGACCGGTACAACATATATTATGTGTACATCCCCACCAAACTGAACCAGCGCCTCCATGTTGCTGCTATCAGCCAGGTCGTGGTGGCCCCTATCTTCTGCATGTTCTGGCTGCTCTTCTTCTCCGTCCTGCGCCTCG GTCCCACCCGCCCTGTTACCCTCTTCACTTTCGTGGTCCTTCTTTCTTGcatcatcttttccttcttcgGCCTCTGCCTGAAGAAGTTGCAGCCACGGAAACCTTCCAGCTACCAG ATGTCCAACCAATCTGACAGCACCTTCAACGATACGGAGCGGAGCAGCGTCTCCTCCACGCCCAACTCCAAC CTCTTCATGGCCACAGTCCTGCAGGAGCCCGAGCTGAGCCTGACACCGGCGGCCTCCCCGGCACACCAGTCCTATGGGACTATGGGCAACCACCTGGAGCCAGCGGATGACAGGGAGGAGGGCGGCCTACAGAGCTTCGAGACGGAACTGGAAGCAGTGGAGGGCGAGTACAGGACCGGGCCAGTGATGGAGAGCCAGGCCCGCTACCAGTGA